CACAAAAACTAGAGACAAACCTGAAAACTAAAACCTTTCAGATTTGAACCACAGATCATAACTCTTTTATTATTTAGTGTAAAATGGTCTCACTGGATGCTTTGTCCTGAAAGAAAGCACAAAATAAATATTCCAATGTATTGTTATTTTATGGTCACATGCAGCAACAATTATTTTGCTGTTATCCTTACTGCAGGCAAAAGAAAAACTGTCATAGCAAGTAAATAGGCATGTGACTAAAAGTAAATTTACTTAGCAAGTAAATATTCCATACTTGGCTTGTTCAGATAGGAAAGACTGGTGGGAGACTGCAGCTCATAAACACATTTGAAGGGAAATATGCTGCTTCCTTAGTTCCATCTAGTATGTATGATATTTTTTTGAAGGGGTCTTAATGTGAGATTTGGTTAACAATCTTGCTATAGCTCCCAATATGAAGTTAAAAACAATAATCTGATTAAGAACTATTGTATGAGATGTGCTAACATTATGAACTATTCTAGTCATGTACATCTATTTGATTATCAAAATCCGAATTGAGTGCAACATAAACCATGTTACATGTCACAAAATTGATAGTGCAACTATGACTGCAGGTGGCACATATTGAGAATCAAGGTCATGCAGATAAGGGTTTTGAAGGTCTAACTTTTCCACGTGCTACCACAATGACCAATATTGTATGTCTATATTTTATATTATTGTAACACTTCAAAGTATGGCTGAACTTGCTAGATCAATGATATGGTTTGATTGTGTCTATTGCAGAGATCTCAAAGAATTGAAGCTCCTGCTTGTAATCAATCAGGATCGGTATGTGCTTGTTTCCTTTGTTTTGAAGCTAAATTAATTACAAGTTTGATGATCATGactatgttttacaaaatgaTAGAGCCAACTGGAAGTCTATCTTATTTCACTAAGAAACAATTATAAAATCGTGGCCAAAGGAAAGCTAGTGACTACTGATAGCACTCGAAGCATTGGTGGCACTGTGCTTGGAAAAGAATTTGTTGGGGTTTATGTTGAGACCCTTGAAAATAATGGCAATGGAAACAATGGAGATGAGATGTTACCTAGACCACTCTTTTCTATCAAAACTATGAAAGATgctattggctttcttgttgctTGGCCTCGTTCGCATGTAAGTTCTCTCTTATATTATCGatttttttattttgtatttCTAAAAAATA
Above is a genomic segment from Miscanthus floridulus cultivar M001 chromosome 3, ASM1932011v1, whole genome shotgun sequence containing:
- the LOC136543035 gene encoding uncharacterized protein — encoded protein: MTNIRSQRIEAPACNQSGSSQLEVYLISLRNNYKIVAKGKLVTTDSTRSIGGTVLGKEFVGVYVETLENNGNGNNGDEMLPRPLFSIKTMKDAIGFLVAWPRSHVKKLKSSTQAGTALLDGNV